From the genome of Mesorhizobium japonicum MAFF 303099, one region includes:
- a CDS encoding branched-chain amino acid ABC transporter permease, translating to MHFGPHLLLAALEGLVTSAVLALTALGLSLVFGVMRVVNVAHGEFFMLGAVLAWAITSAIGGHPALGFLAALVIAPLIVGAIALVAERLVLRRLNYNPEATIVATIGMLYIIQQLALSFYGPEARPVEPPFSYRILLPWFGYSGYKLSIIAASALLLIATWLVLTRTRIGLIMRATQYDSETAQAFGIPVDRVYGGVFALGAMLAAIAAVLIVPISQAHYLMGQDPLLLSFIVVIIGGLGSLRGTVVAAVLIGLSDGIISMFFSPTLAKMIATLLVAMVLVFRPQGLFGTAAR from the coding sequence ATGCACTTCGGACCGCATCTCCTCCTTGCCGCCCTCGAAGGCCTCGTCACATCAGCCGTGCTGGCGCTGACGGCGCTTGGACTGTCGCTGGTGTTCGGCGTGATGCGGGTGGTCAACGTCGCGCATGGCGAGTTCTTCATGCTGGGCGCCGTGCTCGCCTGGGCAATCACATCAGCAATCGGCGGCCATCCGGCGCTCGGCTTCCTAGCGGCGCTGGTGATCGCGCCGCTGATCGTCGGTGCCATTGCGCTGGTCGCCGAACGGCTGGTGTTGCGCCGGCTGAACTACAATCCGGAAGCCACCATCGTTGCCACCATCGGCATGCTTTACATCATCCAGCAGCTGGCACTGAGCTTCTATGGTCCCGAAGCGCGGCCGGTGGAGCCGCCGTTCAGCTACCGCATCCTTTTGCCGTGGTTCGGCTATTCCGGCTACAAACTGTCGATCATTGCCGCCTCGGCGCTTCTCTTGATCGCTACATGGCTGGTGCTGACGCGCACCAGGATCGGCCTGATCATGCGCGCCACGCAGTATGACAGCGAGACGGCGCAAGCTTTCGGCATTCCGGTCGACCGCGTCTATGGCGGCGTCTTCGCGCTCGGCGCCATGCTGGCGGCGATCGCCGCGGTGCTGATCGTGCCGATCAGCCAGGCGCATTACCTGATGGGGCAGGATCCGCTGCTCTTGTCCTTCATCGTCGTCATCATCGGCGGCCTCGGCTCGCTGCGCGGCACCGTCGTCGCCGCCGTGCTGATCGGCCTGTCCGACGGCATCATCTCGATGTTCTTCTCGCCGACCTTGGCCAAGATGATCGCCACGCTGCTGGTCGCCATGGTGCTGGTGTTCCGCCCGCAAGGCCTGTTCGGGACGGCAGCGCGATGA
- a CDS encoding sodium:proton antiporter, producing MAGSAIAFAMLFPDAAVAAEEHALPGAAMSLWWALPFAGLLLSIATGPLLFHHVWEHHYGKIAALWAALVVVPLALAFGIPQATEAVLHALLTEYMSFIILLFALFTISGGILVAGNIHGTPLVNAGLLLVGALFASVIGTTGASMILIRPIIRANDARPFNAHVVVFFIFLASNIGGSLTPLGDPPLFVGFLRGVDFFWTTANLWRETLFVGGLVLAVFLAIDIILHRREAGAPKIKDPTPDSKVRIRGLPNIPLLAGVIGAILLSATWKPGVSFSIQGVTLELQNLVRDAIILALAFVSLAVSRKEYREANGFNWGPIAEVAKLFAGIFICIVPVIAILRAGHEGALAPLVALVTSAQGTPNNLAYFWLTGALSSFLDNAPTYLVFFELAGGDPHHLMTEFASTLAAISAGAVFMGANTYIGNAPNFMVYAIARQRGVEMPGFFGYMLWSGLVLIPTFLIAGFLFFG from the coding sequence ATGGCGGGTTCGGCCATCGCCTTCGCCATGCTGTTTCCGGACGCGGCCGTCGCGGCCGAGGAACACGCGCTGCCCGGCGCCGCGATGTCGCTGTGGTGGGCGCTGCCCTTTGCCGGTCTGCTGCTGTCGATCGCCACCGGTCCGCTGCTGTTCCACCATGTCTGGGAGCATCATTACGGCAAGATCGCGGCCCTGTGGGCGGCACTGGTTGTCGTGCCGCTGGCGCTCGCCTTCGGGATCCCCCAGGCGACCGAGGCGGTGCTGCATGCGCTGCTCACCGAATACATGTCCTTCATCATCCTGCTGTTTGCGCTGTTCACCATTTCGGGCGGTATCCTGGTCGCCGGCAACATCCACGGCACGCCGCTGGTCAATGCCGGGCTGCTGCTGGTCGGCGCGCTGTTCGCCTCGGTCATCGGCACGACGGGCGCCTCGATGATCCTGATCCGGCCGATCATCCGCGCCAACGACGCCAGGCCGTTCAACGCCCATGTCGTCGTCTTCTTCATCTTCCTGGCCTCCAACATAGGCGGCTCGCTGACGCCGCTCGGCGATCCCCCGCTGTTCGTCGGCTTCCTGCGCGGCGTCGACTTCTTCTGGACGACCGCCAACCTCTGGCGCGAGACGCTGTTCGTCGGCGGCCTGGTGCTGGCCGTGTTCCTGGCCATCGACATCATCCTGCACCGGCGCGAGGCAGGCGCGCCGAAGATCAAGGACCCGACGCCGGATTCGAAGGTTCGCATTCGCGGCCTGCCCAACATTCCGCTGCTGGCCGGCGTCATCGGCGCCATCCTGCTGTCGGCGACGTGGAAGCCTGGTGTGTCCTTCTCCATTCAAGGCGTGACGCTGGAACTGCAAAACCTGGTGCGTGACGCCATCATCCTGGCGCTTGCCTTCGTGTCACTGGCGGTTTCGCGCAAGGAATACCGCGAGGCGAACGGCTTCAACTGGGGGCCGATCGCCGAAGTGGCGAAATTGTTTGCCGGCATCTTCATCTGCATCGTGCCGGTCATCGCCATCCTGAGGGCCGGTCACGAGGGCGCGCTGGCGCCGCTGGTCGCGCTCGTCACCTCGGCGCAAGGCACGCCCAACAACCTCGCCTATTTCTGGCTGACCGGAGCGCTGTCGTCCTTCCTCGACAATGCACCGACCTATCTGGTGTTCTTCGAGCTTGCCGGCGGCGATCCACACCACCTGATGACCGAATTCGCCTCGACCCTTGCCGCTATCTCGGCGGGAGCGGTGTTCATGGGGGCCAACACCTATATCGGCAATGCGCCCAACTTCATGGTCTACGCCATCGCCAGGCAGCGCGGCGTGGAAATGCCCGGCTTCTTCGGCTACATGCTGTGGTCCGGGCTGGTGCTGATCCCGACCTTCTTGATCGCGGGTTTTCTGTTTTTCGGCTGA
- a CDS encoding branched-chain amino acid ABC transporter permease: MSEASPAKAYALHLGVIALLFVLSFVLPEYYHGLLARIMVLAVFAMGYNMLFGYVGLLSLGHAMFFGAGLYGAGLAIIQLGWGVPLAFLGGIASGAVLALVIGLLALRATGVAFMIVTMMFAQVFYLLILYFAAWTGGDQGQVVPQPARALNLGATSLDLTNPTVRYMSALVLFSLVLLLTLAVVRSRYGRVLVAIRENEERTKMLGYDTFSNKLIAVVVSGTICAASGAAYALLFGYVGSSFASVQYSILPLLWVLLGGAATTLGPLIGTVFMYYVIDVSSGYTSAYLLIVGIALILLVLFFPKGILGSIRQRWLGWLP; this comes from the coding sequence ATGAGCGAAGCTTCGCCGGCAAAGGCTTATGCGCTGCATCTCGGCGTCATCGCGCTGCTCTTCGTGCTGAGCTTCGTTCTGCCCGAATACTATCACGGCCTGCTCGCCCGCATCATGGTGCTGGCGGTGTTCGCCATGGGCTACAACATGCTGTTCGGCTATGTCGGCCTGCTCAGCCTCGGCCATGCCATGTTCTTCGGCGCCGGGCTTTACGGCGCCGGCCTTGCCATCATCCAGCTCGGCTGGGGCGTGCCCCTGGCCTTCCTCGGCGGGATTGCCAGCGGCGCGGTTCTGGCGCTGGTGATCGGCCTGCTGGCGTTGCGCGCCACGGGCGTCGCCTTCATGATCGTCACCATGATGTTCGCGCAGGTGTTTTATCTCCTGATCCTCTACTTCGCGGCATGGACCGGCGGCGATCAGGGCCAGGTCGTGCCGCAGCCGGCGCGCGCCCTCAATCTCGGCGCAACCTCGCTCGACCTCACCAACCCGACCGTGCGCTACATGAGCGCGCTCGTGCTGTTCTCGCTCGTGCTTCTGCTCACGCTGGCCGTCGTCCGCTCTCGCTATGGCCGCGTGCTCGTCGCCATCCGCGAGAATGAGGAGCGCACCAAGATGCTGGGCTACGACACCTTCTCCAACAAGCTCATCGCCGTGGTCGTCTCCGGCACGATCTGCGCGGCGTCGGGTGCCGCCTATGCGCTGCTGTTCGGCTATGTCGGCTCGAGCTTCGCGTCGGTGCAGTATTCGATCCTGCCGCTGCTGTGGGTCTTGCTCGGCGGTGCCGCCACGACGCTAGGGCCGCTGATCGGCACCGTCTTCATGTACTATGTCATCGACGTCTCCAGCGGCTACACCTCGGCCTATCTCCTGATCGTCGGCATTGCGCTCATCCTGCTGGTGCTGTTTTTCCCGAAAGGCATTCTCGGCAGCATCCGCCAGCGCTGGCTCGGGTGGCTGCCATGA
- the pncB gene encoding nicotinate phosphoribosyltransferase, translating to MARTDIARRVYNHTWKLDPIVRSLLDTDFYKLLMLQMIWGMYPKVDATFSLINRTTSVRLADEIDEGELREQLDHARTLRFSKKEMIWLGGNNFYGRKQIFEPEFLAWLEGFRLPDYELSKRDGQYELSFSGPWMYTTLWEIPALAIINELRSRAAMRAFGPFALDVLYARAKAKMWAKTERLKALPGIRISDFGTRRRHSFLWQRWCVEALKEGIGEAFTGTSNVLLAMDNDLEALGTNAHELPMVFAALANSEKELKQAPYKVLQDWQRYYGGNLLIVLPDAFGTASFLRDAPDWVADWTGFRPDSAPPIEGGEKILSWWRERGKDPKQKLLIFSDGLEVETIEETYRHFKGKVRMSFGWGTNLTNDFEGCAPTETNSLDAISLVCKVTEANGRPAVKLSDNPAKATGDEKEIERYLRIFGEKDRVEQLVKV from the coding sequence ATGGCAAGAACCGATATAGCGCGGCGTGTCTACAACCACACCTGGAAGCTCGACCCGATCGTGCGCAGCCTGCTCGACACGGACTTCTACAAGCTTTTGATGCTGCAGATGATCTGGGGCATGTACCCAAAGGTCGATGCCACCTTCTCGCTGATCAACCGCACCACCTCGGTGCGGCTTGCCGACGAGATTGACGAGGGCGAACTGCGCGAGCAGCTCGATCATGCCCGCACCTTGCGCTTCTCCAAGAAGGAGATGATCTGGCTCGGCGGCAACAATTTCTATGGCCGCAAGCAGATCTTCGAACCGGAATTCCTGGCCTGGCTGGAAGGTTTCCGGCTGCCGGACTACGAGCTGTCCAAGCGTGACGGCCAGTATGAGCTCTCCTTCAGCGGCCCGTGGATGTACACCACGCTGTGGGAAATCCCGGCGCTCGCCATCATCAACGAACTGCGCTCCCGGGCCGCCATGCGGGCCTTCGGCCCCTTCGCGCTCGATGTGCTCTATGCCCGCGCCAAGGCCAAGATGTGGGCCAAGACCGAGCGGCTGAAGGCGCTGCCGGGCATCCGCATTTCCGATTTCGGCACGCGCCGCCGGCATTCCTTCCTGTGGCAGCGCTGGTGCGTCGAAGCGCTGAAGGAAGGCATAGGCGAGGCGTTCACCGGCACCTCCAACGTGCTGCTTGCGATGGACAACGACCTCGAAGCGCTCGGCACCAATGCGCATGAGCTGCCGATGGTGTTTGCAGCCCTTGCCAATTCGGAGAAGGAGCTGAAACAGGCTCCCTACAAGGTGCTGCAGGACTGGCAGCGCTACTATGGCGGCAACCTCCTGATCGTGCTGCCCGACGCTTTTGGCACCGCCTCCTTCCTGCGCGACGCGCCGGACTGGGTGGCCGACTGGACCGGATTTCGCCCCGACAGCGCGCCGCCGATCGAGGGCGGCGAAAAGATCCTGTCCTGGTGGCGCGAGAGGGGCAAGGACCCGAAGCAAAAGCTGCTGATCTTCTCCGACGGTCTCGAAGTGGAAACCATCGAGGAGACCTACCGCCACTTCAAGGGCAAGGTGCGCATGTCCTTCGGCTGGGGCACCAATCTCACCAATGATTTCGAGGGCTGCGCGCCGACCGAAACCAACAGCCTCGACGCCATATCGCTGGTCTGCAAGGTGACGGAAGCCAATGGCAGGCCGGCGGTGAAGCTGTCCGACAATCCCGCCAAGGCGACGGGGGACGAGAAGGAAATCGAGCGGTATCTCAGGATTTTCGGCGAGAAGGACCGGGTGGAGCAACTGGTCAAGGTGTGA
- the gcvA gene encoding transcriptional regulator GcvA translates to MVTRLPPLNPLRAFEATARHGSLTKAASELNVTHGAVSHQIKALEQSLGVKLFERIGQRVRLTPHGAELLPAVSTAFDGIAAATQRLTRPASSGALSVSCVPALLLLWMTPRLGSFTAQYPDIQLTLIPSNDPKDIRAPHIDVCVHYGDGSWADCWMRKWSGLELFPVVSPTLINNRPIRSVRDLADHVFLHGDDGREWHTWLAAADALDLERGRRHHLGDARMAAEAAVHGHGVALGDSVTASALLARGMLVAPFSLSVPAVDDFYVVCRNEMRTTPIVQVFIDWLFAEKAGDDGRADAPVAGRIISRRKRPQLKVIGAKTAG, encoded by the coding sequence ATGGTCACGCGCCTGCCACCCCTGAACCCGCTGCGCGCCTTCGAGGCAACGGCGCGCCATGGCTCTCTGACCAAGGCGGCGAGTGAGTTGAATGTCACGCATGGCGCCGTCAGCCACCAGATCAAGGCGCTGGAGCAGTCGCTCGGCGTCAAGCTGTTCGAGCGTATCGGCCAGCGGGTCAGGCTGACCCCGCATGGCGCGGAGCTGCTGCCGGCGGTATCGACCGCCTTCGACGGCATCGCCGCCGCGACGCAACGGCTGACGCGGCCGGCAAGCAGCGGCGCGCTGTCGGTGTCCTGCGTGCCGGCATTGCTGCTTTTGTGGATGACGCCGAGGCTGGGCAGCTTCACCGCGCAATATCCCGACATCCAGCTGACGCTGATCCCCTCCAACGACCCCAAGGATATCCGTGCGCCGCATATCGATGTCTGCGTGCACTATGGCGATGGCAGCTGGGCGGATTGCTGGATGCGGAAATGGTCAGGCCTCGAACTGTTTCCCGTGGTCAGCCCGACCTTGATCAACAACCGGCCGATCCGCAGCGTCAGGGACCTTGCCGACCATGTCTTCCTGCATGGCGACGACGGCCGCGAATGGCACACCTGGCTGGCGGCCGCCGATGCGCTGGACCTCGAGCGCGGTCGCCGCCATCATCTGGGCGACGCGCGCATGGCGGCCGAGGCCGCTGTGCACGGCCACGGCGTGGCGCTCGGCGACTCCGTGACGGCAAGCGCGCTGCTGGCCAGGGGCATGCTGGTCGCGCCGTTCAGCCTTTCGGTGCCGGCGGTCGACGATTTCTATGTCGTCTGCCGCAATGAGATGCGCACGACGCCGATCGTGCAGGTGTTCATCGACTGGCTGTTCGCCGAGAAGGCCGGGGATGACGGCCGCGCCGACGCCCCGGTCGCCGGCCGTATCATCAGCCGCCGCAAGCGTCCGCAACTCAAGGTCATCGGTGCAAAGACGGCGGGCTGA
- a CDS encoding ABC transporter ATP-binding protein → MTPLLATKGLSRNFGGLRAVDSVDFTLMPGEIRAVIGPNGAGKTTFVSMVSGRIQPSSGAIVFDGADITSLPAYVRVRQGIAYTFQITSIYANLSVYANVALPVQLTLRHGPSKSAIQAAVMTALERTGLADRAHMPAGQLSYGHQRLLEVAMGLALKPRLLILDEPTQGLADSEIDNFIVLVRDIASSATVLLIEHNMPVVMQLADRITVFNAGKILAEGTPEAIRENAAVQEAYLGTAP, encoded by the coding sequence ATGACGCCGCTTTTGGCCACCAAGGGCCTGTCGCGCAATTTCGGTGGCCTTCGCGCCGTCGACAGCGTCGACTTTACCTTGATGCCCGGCGAGATCCGCGCCGTCATCGGCCCCAACGGGGCGGGGAAGACCACCTTTGTCAGCATGGTCAGCGGCCGCATCCAGCCGTCTTCGGGAGCAATCGTCTTCGATGGCGCCGACATCACCAGCCTGCCGGCCTATGTCAGGGTGCGCCAAGGCATCGCCTACACGTTCCAGATTACCAGCATCTATGCCAACCTGTCCGTTTACGCCAACGTCGCGCTGCCCGTGCAACTGACGCTGCGGCACGGGCCTTCCAAGAGCGCGATACAGGCCGCTGTCATGACGGCGCTGGAACGCACCGGGCTGGCCGACCGCGCCCATATGCCGGCCGGGCAATTGTCCTATGGCCATCAGCGGCTGCTGGAGGTGGCGATGGGCCTGGCGCTGAAGCCGCGCCTGCTGATCCTCGACGAGCCGACACAAGGGCTGGCCGACAGCGAGATCGACAATTTCATCGTGCTGGTGCGCGACATCGCCAGCAGCGCCACGGTGCTTCTGATCGAACACAACATGCCCGTCGTCATGCAGCTCGCCGACCGCATCACCGTCTTCAACGCCGGCAAGATCCTGGCCGAAGGCACGCCCGAGGCGATCCGCGAAAACGCGGCGGTGCAGGAAGCCTATCTGGGGACCGCCCCATGA
- a CDS encoding ABC transporter ATP-binding protein, which produces MIETNKVEALRIAGLDCFYGEVQVLYGLDLVLNKGEVLCLFGRNGAGKTTTLKAIMGLLPSSAGSIKLAGQELTGLPAHEVPKAGVAYVPQGRRLFAEMTVAENIEIGLMARRKGKAVRETVLDLFPLLRQRLRQRSGTLSGGEQQMLAMARALCLEPQVLLLDEPTEGLMPSMIAKIRETVAKLREMDVSTILVEQRVDAVLSVADRVSFIENGRNRETVDVEELRADPSAVRRYVGVG; this is translated from the coding sequence ATGATTGAAACGAACAAGGTCGAAGCATTGCGGATCGCCGGACTGGACTGCTTCTATGGCGAGGTCCAGGTGCTCTACGGCCTCGACCTCGTGCTGAACAAAGGCGAGGTGCTGTGCCTGTTCGGCCGCAACGGCGCCGGCAAGACGACGACGCTGAAGGCGATCATGGGCCTGCTTCCTTCAAGCGCCGGCTCGATCAAGCTTGCCGGCCAGGAATTGACCGGCCTGCCGGCGCATGAAGTGCCGAAGGCCGGTGTCGCCTATGTGCCGCAAGGCAGGCGGCTGTTTGCCGAGATGACGGTGGCGGAGAACATCGAGATCGGGCTGATGGCGCGCCGCAAGGGCAAGGCCGTGCGGGAAACCGTCCTCGACCTTTTCCCGTTGCTGCGCCAGCGGCTGCGGCAGCGCTCGGGCACGCTGTCGGGCGGCGAACAGCAGATGCTGGCGATGGCGCGTGCACTTTGCCTCGAACCGCAGGTGCTGTTGCTTGACGAGCCGACAGAAGGGCTGATGCCGTCGATGATCGCCAAGATCCGCGAGACGGTGGCTAAGCTGCGCGAGATGGACGTCTCGACCATCCTGGTGGAACAGCGGGTCGACGCGGTGCTGTCGGTCGCCGACCGCGTCTCGTTCATCGAGAACGGCCGCAACCGCGAGACGGTGGATGTCGAGGAATTGCGCGCCGACCCATCGGCGGTCAGGCGCTATGTCGGCGTTGGCTGA
- the speB gene encoding agmatinase yields MGYDRGKLDALRRKYGESHGGEMFDPKFRKVADKIFSKSGTRLAPYSGIPTFLAAPYREIAAENPNFGDLQVAIIGVPMDLGVTNRPGSRFGPRALRAIERIGPYNHVLECAPTHELRVADIGDTPFRSRYRLETSHEDIERRTNQIVDAGVIPLSVGGDHSISHPILKAVGKKAPVGLIHIDAHCDTSGLFDMTKFHHGGPFRNAVLDGVLDPTRTIQIGIRGSAEYLWEFTYESGMTVVHAEEVTGLGIPAIIEKARKIVGDGPTYVSFDIDSVDPAFAPGTGTPEVGGLTTREVLELLRGLKGLNIVGGDVVEVAPQYDATTNTAHAGAQVLFEILSLMVFSPAITGKGA; encoded by the coding sequence ATGGGTTACGATCGCGGCAAGCTCGACGCGTTGCGTCGCAAATATGGCGAGAGCCATGGCGGCGAGATGTTCGACCCGAAATTCCGCAAGGTCGCCGACAAGATCTTCTCCAAGAGCGGCACAAGACTGGCGCCCTATTCCGGCATCCCGACCTTCCTCGCCGCGCCCTATCGCGAAATCGCTGCCGAAAATCCGAATTTCGGCGACTTGCAGGTGGCCATCATCGGCGTGCCGATGGATCTGGGCGTCACCAATCGGCCCGGTTCGCGCTTCGGGCCGAGGGCGCTGCGCGCCATCGAGCGCATCGGCCCCTACAACCACGTGCTGGAATGCGCGCCGACGCACGAGCTTCGCGTCGCCGATATTGGCGATACGCCGTTCCGCAGCCGCTACCGGCTCGAGACCAGCCATGAGGACATCGAGCGCCGCACCAACCAGATCGTCGATGCCGGCGTCATTCCGCTTTCGGTCGGCGGCGACCATTCGATCAGCCATCCGATCCTGAAGGCCGTCGGCAAGAAGGCGCCGGTCGGCCTCATCCACATCGACGCCCATTGCGACACCAGTGGCCTGTTCGACATGACCAAGTTCCACCACGGCGGCCCGTTCCGCAACGCGGTGCTCGACGGCGTGCTCGACCCGACGCGCACCATCCAGATCGGCATCCGCGGCTCGGCCGAATACCTCTGGGAGTTCACCTACGAGTCCGGCATGACCGTGGTGCACGCCGAGGAGGTGACCGGTCTCGGCATTCCCGCCATCATCGAGAAGGCGCGCAAGATCGTCGGAGACGGCCCGACCTACGTCTCCTTCGACATTGACAGCGTCGATCCGGCCTTCGCGCCGGGCACCGGCACGCCGGAAGTCGGCGGCCTGACGACGCGCGAAGTGCTTGAGCTGCTGCGCGGCCTCAAGGGCCTCAACATCGTCGGCGGCGACGTCGTCGAGGTGGCGCCGCAATACGACGCCACCACCAACACCGCGCATGCCGGCGCCCAGGTGTTGTTCGAGATATTGAGCCTGATGGTGTTCAGCCCGGCCATCACGGGCAAGGGAGCCTGA
- a CDS encoding ABC transporter substrate-binding protein yields the protein MADKNGFFDLSKTGLISKTGLTRRTALKGLAATAGLAVAPGFVRYSQAQSSAPIKIGFQSHRTGIGAAYGRWYEKTTAAAVKAINAAGGINGRPVEVIIEDDGTDPGRGAEVVGKFATQHKTDIVFGTLFSHVVIGSAPAAGEAKIPYFVVSEGHHVASTKLNRYVFQPGITDVKSQIQSMAPWIAANAGKKVTQIFPDFAFGYDHRDYLPPALKAQGADVIAQIAIPPTESSFTKYFPQIPPETEVIYHVMVGPAVLTFVKELGEFYGSNRPQLFGFMDSLEATDINSPGLEFLDGSHFWEGSPRYAQADDSAAQKAYRAAVGIDDNGAAVGDPKDVSTASHMFGCWETLYVVKKAMEDAGYKGPEDRAKLVEATEALTAFAEGPEHPQGAKTFNGKIHQCFGIQNISKVEGGKLKVVHKTKIEDGLYEAEGDYTTQAL from the coding sequence ATGGCTGACAAGAACGGATTTTTCGACCTCTCCAAGACTGGCCTCATCTCCAAGACTGGCCTTACCCGCCGCACGGCTCTGAAGGGCCTGGCGGCGACCGCCGGCCTCGCCGTGGCGCCCGGTTTCGTCCGCTATTCCCAGGCGCAGAGCTCGGCGCCGATCAAGATCGGCTTCCAGTCGCACCGCACCGGCATCGGCGCCGCCTATGGCCGCTGGTACGAGAAGACCACCGCTGCCGCCGTCAAGGCGATCAACGCCGCCGGCGGCATCAACGGCCGTCCGGTCGAGGTCATCATCGAGGATGACGGCACCGATCCCGGCCGTGGTGCGGAAGTGGTCGGCAAGTTCGCCACCCAGCACAAGACCGACATCGTCTTCGGCACGCTGTTCTCGCATGTCGTCATCGGCTCGGCGCCTGCCGCCGGCGAGGCCAAGATCCCCTACTTCGTCGTCAGCGAAGGCCACCACGTCGCCTCGACCAAGCTCAATCGCTATGTCTTCCAGCCCGGCATCACCGACGTGAAGAGCCAGATCCAGTCGATGGCGCCGTGGATCGCGGCCAATGCCGGCAAGAAGGTGACGCAGATCTTCCCCGATTTCGCCTTCGGCTACGATCACCGCGACTACCTGCCGCCGGCGCTGAAGGCGCAAGGCGCCGACGTCATCGCGCAGATCGCCATCCCGCCTACGGAATCCTCCTTCACCAAATATTTTCCGCAGATCCCGCCGGAGACCGAGGTGATCTACCACGTCATGGTCGGCCCGGCGGTGCTTACCTTCGTCAAGGAACTCGGCGAGTTCTACGGCTCCAACCGGCCGCAGCTGTTCGGCTTCATGGATTCGCTGGAAGCCACCGACATCAACAGCCCCGGGCTGGAATTCCTGGATGGCAGCCATTTCTGGGAGGGTTCGCCGCGCTATGCGCAGGCCGATGACAGCGCCGCGCAAAAAGCCTATCGCGCCGCCGTCGGCATCGACGACAATGGCGCGGCCGTCGGCGATCCCAAGGACGTCTCCACCGCGTCGCACATGTTCGGCTGCTGGGAGACGCTCTATGTCGTCAAGAAGGCCATGGAAGACGCCGGCTACAAGGGCCCGGAAGACCGCGCCAAGCTGGTCGAGGCAACCGAGGCGCTGACCGCCTTTGCCGAAGGGCCCGAGCATCCGCAGGGCGCGAAAACCTTCAACGGCAAGATCCACCAGTGCTTCGGCATACAGAACATCTCCAAGGTCGAAGGCGGCAAGCTGAAGGTGGTGCACAAGACCAAGATCGAGGACGGGCTTTACGAAGCCGAGGGCGATTACACGACGCAGGCGCTGTGA
- the pncA gene encoding bifunctional nicotinamidase/pyrazinamidase: protein MADQALVVIDLQNDFCPGGALAVTGGDEIVPLVNDMIRRTDHVVLTQDWHPAGHSSFASSHPGAQPFTMIEMPYGQQTLWPDHCIQGSLGSDFHSGLAWTKAELVIRKGFRPDIDSYSAFFENDHTTPTGLGGYLRERGIDTVTLVGLATDFCVGFSALDAVSQGFKTTVRLDACRGIDLNGSLEAMLRRMRDAGVALEDHLSD, encoded by the coding sequence ATGGCCGACCAAGCGCTTGTTGTGATCGACCTGCAGAACGACTTTTGCCCGGGCGGCGCATTGGCCGTGACCGGCGGCGACGAGATCGTGCCGCTGGTCAATGACATGATCCGGCGCACCGACCATGTCGTGCTGACGCAGGACTGGCATCCCGCCGGCCATTCGAGCTTCGCCTCCAGCCATCCGGGCGCGCAGCCCTTCACCATGATCGAAATGCCCTACGGTCAGCAGACCTTGTGGCCGGATCATTGCATCCAGGGCAGCCTCGGCTCGGATTTCCATTCCGGCCTTGCCTGGACCAAGGCCGAGCTCGTCATCCGCAAGGGCTTTCGCCCTGATATAGACAGCTATTCGGCCTTCTTCGAGAACGACCACACGACGCCGACCGGCCTCGGTGGCTACCTCAGGGAGCGCGGTATCGACACCGTCACCCTGGTCGGGCTGGCGACCGATTTCTGCGTCGGCTTTTCGGCGCTGGACGCCGTCAGCCAGGGTTTCAAGACCACCGTGCGGCTCGACGCCTGCCGCGGCATCGATCTCAATGGCTCGCTCGAAGCCATGCTGCGGCGCATGCGCGATGCCGGCGTGGCGCTCGAAGACCATTTGTCGGACTGA